DNA from Methylobacterium currus:
GAGGAGGCGACCTATGTGCGTCACCACAAGCAGAAGCTGGTGCTGGTCTTCTCAGGCATGCGCCACTTCGCGGCCGAGTTGCGCGGGCGCGGCATCGCGGTCGACTACGTCGCCCTCGAGGATCCGGGCAACGCCGGCTCGTTCACCGGCGAGCTCGCCCGGGCCATCGCCCGCCACCGGCCCGACCGGATCGTCGTGACGGAACCGGGCGAGTGGCGGGTCGAGGCGATGATGCGAACGTGGGAGGAGCGGTTCGGCTTAGCCGTCGAGATCCGGGACGACACCCGCTTCCTGTGCCCGCGCCCGGTCTTCGCCCGCTGGGCGGAGGGGCGCGAGACTCTCCGGATGGAGACCTTCTACCGTGCCATGCGCCGGCGCACCGGCCTGCTGATGGAGGGGCGCGAGCCGGTGGGCGGGCGCTGGAACTTCGACCACGACAACCGCCGCCGCCTGCCCCCCGGCCATACCGTACCGGAGCGCCGCCGCTTCGCGCCCGACGCGGTGACGAAGGAGGTGATGGACCTCGTCGCCCGCCGCTTCCCCGACCATTTCGGCGATCTCGACGGCTTCGCCTGGCCGGTGACCCGCGCCGAGGCCCTCGAGGCCCTGCGCCACTTCCTGGACGAGTGCCTGCCCGCGTTCGGCGACTACCAGGACGCGATGCGGGCCGGCACGCCGTTCCTCTATCACGGCCTGATCGCGCCGGCCCTCAATCTCGGCCTCCTCGATGCCGAGGAGGTCTGCCGCGCGGCGGACGACCGCTGGCGCGACGGCGCCGCGCCCCTCAACGCCGTCGAGGGCTTCATCCGCCAGATCCTCGGCTGGCGCGAATACGTGCGCGGGCTCTACTGGACGCGGATGCCGGACTATCCCGAGACCAACGCGCTCGAGGCCACCCGCGACCTGCCGTGGTTCTACTGGTCGGGCGAGACCGCCATGGCGTGCCTCGCCGAATGCATCCGCGACACCAAGGCCCATGCCCATGCCCACCACATCCAGCGCCTGATGGTGCTGGGCAACTTCGCGCTGCTGGCCGGCCTCGCGCCGCGCCAGGTCGAGGAGTGGTTCCTGGTGGTCTATGCCGATGCCTACGAGTGGGTGGAATTGCCCAACGTCCACGGCATGGCGCTCTGGGCCGATGGCGGGCTTCTGGGCTCGAAGCCCTACGCGTCGTCCGGCGCCTACATCGACCGGATGTCGGATTACTGCCGCGGTTGCGCCTACGACGTGAAGGCGAAGACCGGGGCGACCGCCTGCCCGTTCAACTACCTCTACTGGAACTTCCTGATCGCCCACGAGGATCGCCTGCGCGGCAACCCGCGCCTCGCCATGCCGTACCGCACCCTGGAGACGATGGCGCCGGGACGCCGCGACGCGATCGTGGCGGATGCCGCCCGCTTCCTCGACGCCCTGGACGCCTCAGAGGGGCAGCCAGGCGGTGAGCGTGCCGTAGACGCCCGGGCGCCGGACCTGTTCCTCGTAGAGCCAGCCGGCTGAGACGCGGACGCTCACCCGCGCCACCGCGAAATCGGTCGCGTGGAGGCCGAGGCTCCATTTCCGGTAGCCGGTCCGGTCGGCATAGAGCGCCGCTTCGGGCCCCAGATAGGCTGCGCTCGAGGCCGGCAGCCTGACGCCCCAGGAGATCCGGCTCCAGGCGCTCCCGCGAGCCGTGCCGCCGATCAGCGTCGCGGTGAGGAGCGTCGCCTCGGTCGGCCGGGCCCACAGCTCGCCCTGCACCCGGACCCCGATTCGCGGCGCCGGCAGCCGCCGGGTGCCGGGGCTGTCGAGCACCTCGAAGGCGAGCTCGGGCCCGGCGAACAGGGCGGCGACGCCCCAGTCGCGCACCCATTGCCACCCGGCGAGCGCCCCGGCCTGCACGGTGTGGCGCAGGGTGCGGGGCGGGGCGATGCCGGCCTGCGCCCGCTTGTCGCCCCACCAGTCCCGCTCCGGCCGCACTCCGTAGCCGAGGGTGCCGAGGGCCACCACACCGTCCCGGGAGACCCTGCCGGGCGCCACCTTGGCGCCGGCGCTGACGAAGGTCGAGCGGCCCGCATCCAGGCTGCCGAACAGCACGGTGCGCACGTCGTCCCGCTCGTCGGCGAGCGCGCCGCCGGGGCAGGCGAGGCTGGCCACCGCATAGAGCAGGACCGGATGAACCGAGGGAGGAGGCACGCCGGCCCGGTCTGTCGTTGCGTCAATGAAAATATCTTTTCCATAAAACGCTGCGTCAAGTCGGCGCCATGACGACGCACAGGCGAACGGCGACGTGGTCCGGCAACCTTGCGGGAACCGGACCGGGCACGAGCGGCCCTGCCTCCGGGGCATCACGGTCAGCCACCGGCGGAACGATCAGCCCGTGACTGTCAGCACTCGCGTGCAGAGGCTGCTATTGCCTGAAAAATCAACGAATTAGCCACCGTTTTCGCTTGAGCTTAAGCATCGATTAACCGCATCATCGGACGCTTGGTCGGCAAAGCGCTACGCACCCGAGAAGGATCGTCAACCGTTCAGGAGGTGTCATGGTCTCCAAGGAGTTTCGCCAGCAGATCGAGGGATACGGGCTGACCACGGCCCACATCCTCTACCGTATCCCCGATCATCCCGGCGTGCTGCAGACCTATGTCTGGCAGGATTACGACCTCGCCCCGCGCTTCCCGGTGCTCACCGGCTTCTTGGATTTCTGGAAGCGTGAGCTGGAGGGGCCGCTGCATTCGGTCCGGGTGGCCCATTCGCAACTGATCAAGCCGGCGGAGTTCCGGGCCGTGAACGGGGTGCTGACGCTGCACTGAAATCAGGGCGCCCGGCATCTTTCTCACAGGTCTGCCCTACGATTGCCCGGTTGGCCGTGTGTGAGGCCCGTCACGGCCGCGCTCTCGAGGAGCGCGGCGCTCACGTCGGTGAATCATGCACAGGCGCATTCTCTCCGCGGCCGGGCCGCTTCGACGGCGGCTCGGACCCCTTCTCGCCGCAGGTCCCGTCCGCGCCGATCTCGGCGCGGGGACGACCCATGCGCGCGGGTTGGCCCGGGCGGCGGAGTGGGCTAGAGGGGGCCGGGCGACCCCGGCCCGGGGCGCCGCGACCCCGCCGGCGCGTGCCGCGACCCCGCCCGGGGGCGCCACGAGCCCGCCAGGGGGCGCCTCCCCGGCACCGGACGGCCAGAGCCCCGTGACGCAATTCGCCCGTACCTCCGAGGTCCTGACCGTCCTCGCCGCCCAGGAGACCGAGCGGCTGACCGTCGGCGACATCGTGGCGGTCCTGCGCGACCGGGCCTTCGCGCTCCTCGTCGTGCTGCTCGGCCTGCCCAACTGCCTGCCGATGCCGCCGCCGATCCCGCTGATCTGCGGCCTGCTCCTCGCCCTGGTGGCGGCGCAGATCGCCGCCGGCATGTCGGCCCCCTGGCTGCCCCGCGCGCTGCTCGGCCGCTCGATCGCCCGGTCCGACCTGCAGCGGGCGGTCTCCCGCGCGGTGCCGCTGCTGCGCCGGCTCGAGCGCTGGTCGCGGCCGCGGCTGCGGGTGTTCGAGAACGACATCGGCATGCGCACCATGGGGCTGCTGCTCCTCGCGCTCGCCCTGGTGCTGATCGTCGCTGCGCCGCTCGTCGGCCAGATCCCGCTCGGCCTCGCGGTCACGCTGGTCGGCCTCGGCCTCGTCGAGCGCGACGGCATCGTAGTGGCGGCGGGCCTCGGCGTCGGGGTGCTGGGCGTGCTGCTCAACCTCGGCTTCGTCTACGCGGTGTTCACCGGCGTGATGGGGCTCCTGAATCTCGGAGCGGCCGCGGCGGGGGCGTGAGGCTCACGTTCGGGTGACGGCTGACGCCCGGATGCGCATCCGAGCGTTGGTCGCGGTCGGGATCCCGCGCGCGGGGCCGGCCCGACCTGACGGAGCCCCCCCGCATCCAGGCGGAAAGACGCGATGTCCCTCTCGGTCAACCTTCCGCTGATCCTCTCGGCGGCCTTCGTCGCCAGCCCCGGGCCCGCCACCCTGGCGATCGCCGACACCGCGATGCAGGCCGGGCGCCGCACCGGCCTGGCCCTCGCCCTCGGCGTCGTGACCGGATCGCTGATCTGGTCGGTCGCCGCGGCCCTCGGGCTCGCGGCGGTCATGGCGTCGAGCGGGTGGATGCTGGAGGTGCTACGCTATCTCGGCGGGGCCTACCTGCTGGTCCTGGCCTTCAAGTCGGCGCGCAGCGCGATCCGGGGGCCGGCCGCGATGGAGCGGAACGCCGCCGAGGTCTCGGCCTCGCGGGCCTACGCCAAGGGCCTCGCCCTGCACCTGACCAACCCGAAGGCGATCCTGTTCTTCGGCTCGCTCTACACGCTCGGCCTGTCGCCGCAGGCCTCTCCGGCCGAACTGGTCCTGGTCATCGCCGCCGTCGGGCTTCAGAGCGCCGCGATCTTCACCGGCTACGCTTTGCTGTTCTCGAACGGACGGCTGGCGCGGGGATACCTGCGCCTGCGGCGCTGGTTCGAGGGCGCCTTCGCGGTGCTCTTCGCCGGAGCGGGCCTGAAGGTTCTGGCCTCGCGGCTGTAATCCTTACGACAGGCCCGCCAGGGCCGCCGGCGTATCCACGTCGATCAGCACGCCGGCCTCGTCCACCGGCAAGTCCAGCACGTCGTCGCGCCGCGCCAGCAGCGGGCCGGCGCCGCGGTCGCCGGTCAGCGCCGCGAGGCCAGGGCCGAGGAGCCGGCGGTTGAGCAGCACCGGGTTGCCGCGCTGCCCGTCCCGCACCGGCACGACCGCGGAGGGGGCGACGGGCGCGGCGCGGAACGCCTCGGCGAGCTGCGCCAGCAGGAGAGGCCCGACCCGCGGCATGTCGCCGAGGAGCACGAACGCCGCCCCGACGTCGTCCGGCAGGGCGCCGAGCCCGGTGCGGAGCGAGGTCGAGAGGCCAGCCGCATAATCGGGGTTGTCGACCAGGGTCAGCGGCAGCCCGGCGAGCGCCGCGCGGACCTCCGCGCCCGCATGGCCGAGCACCGCCACGACCGGCCCGAGATCCGCCGCCACCGCCGCCTGCGCCGCATGGCGCACCAGCGGCTTGCCGTCGAGAAGGCTCAACAGCTTCGGGCTCGCGCCGAAGCGGGTGCCGCGGCCGGCGGCGAGCAGCACCGTGCCGACCGGCTCAGGCCTCATCCGCGCTCTCCCCGCCGTCCCGCGGCTGGGGCCGAGACACGATCTCCATCAGCAGCCCGCCGACCCCGAAGCCGACGATGTCGTCGCGGGTGACGGGGAGGCCGGCGAGGAGGCGCTGCAACACCCAGTCGAAGCCGTTCTCCTTCGGCGAGCGGGCACAGCCGGGGGCGCCGATCACCGGTGCGTCCCCCAGGCGCCCGAGCAGCAGCAGGTTGCCGGGATCGACCGGCATGCCGAGATGATCGACCACGCCGCCGGCGGCCTCGATCCCGGCCGGGATGACGTCGCGCCGGTCGGCGATGGCCGAAGCGCCGAACACCACCGCGAGGTCCGCACCGTCGCGCTCGATCGCCTCGCGCAAGGCCCGCGCCACGGCGCCGGCCTCGTGCGGAACGCGGGTCTCGGCCACGATCCGGGCCCCGGCGGGGCTCAGGCGGGCCTCCAGGGTGCGCAGGGTCTTGTCGACGACGCTCGGCTTCAGGCCGGGCAGCAGGGTCGAGATCGCCGCCACCCGGGTCAGGCAATAGGGCGCGATCCGGATCGCCGGGGCCGCCGCGTCGAGCGCCCGCTCCAGCACCGCGCCCGGCACGGCGTAGGGAATGATCTTGACCGTCGCCACCATCTCGCCGGGCACCACCGGCTTGAACGGCACCAGGGTCGCCAGGGTCACCGACTCGTCGATGCGGTTGATTGCCGTGATTGCGGCCTCGTCGAGGACGAGCAGGCCCGCCTGCGACGCGTGCAGGTTCGACCGGCCGGTGAAGGGCGGCTCGACGGTGACGCCCGGCCCCGCCACGGCGGCAGCAAGCGTCTTGGCCGCCTCGTCCTCGCCGACATCGCCCGGTTCGAGCGCCACTGCCACAACCTCGGCGATGCCCGCGGCCTCAAGCCGCGCCGCATCCTCGGCGCCGATCGGCCGGCCCTTCTTCACCACCGCGTCGCCGGCGCGGACCGAGTGGGCGGCGATCAGCCCGGTGGCCTGGGTAATCGGAACCGGGCCGAACCTCATGCGGGCGACCGGCGCCGGTCCTGGCGCAACGCCGCGATCACCTGGGCCAGCACCGAGACGGCGATCTCGGCCGGGCTGACGGCGCCGATGTCGAGACCGATCGGCGCGGCGATGCGGCCGATCTGCTCGTCGCTCAAGCCGGCGGCCGTCAGGCGCTCGACGCGCCGCCCATGCGTCTTCCGGGAGCCCAGCGCCCCGACATAGAAGCATTCGGCCTTGAGCGCCGCGACGAGGGCCGGATCGTCGATCTTCGGATCGTGGGTCAGGGCCGCGAGCGCGGTGTAGCGGTCGAGCGGCGGCAGCTGTGCCAGGGCGTCGTCCGGCCAGAGCGGCAGCAGCGTCACATCGGGAAAGCGCTCCGGCGTCGCGAAGGCGGTGCGCGGATCGATGATCGCGACGTCGAGCTCCGTCGCCTGCGCCATCGGGGCGAGGGCCTGGCTGATATGGACCGCGCCGATGACGACGAGGCGCGGCGGCGGCACCTGTACGGTGAGGAACAGCGCCTGCCCCTCCGCCTCGACGATCCCGCTCTTGCCCGATCGGAACCGCGCCGACAGCTCGGACGCCAATGGATCGGCGTGGACCTCGGCCTCCCGCACCAGGCGCTGGGCGCCGTCGGCGGTGTTGGTGACCAGGATGACGGCGC
Protein-coding regions in this window:
- a CDS encoding exopolysaccharide biosynthesis protein codes for the protein MTQFARTSEVLTVLAAQETERLTVGDIVAVLRDRAFALLVVLLGLPNCLPMPPPIPLICGLLLALVAAQIAAGMSAPWLPRALLGRSIARSDLQRAVSRAVPLLRRLERWSRPRLRVFENDIGMRTMGLLLLALALVLIVAAPLVGQIPLGLAVTLVGLGLVERDGIVVAAGLGVGVLGVLLNLGFVYAVFTGVMGLLNLGAAAAGA
- a CDS encoding LysE family transporter; this translates as MSLSVNLPLILSAAFVASPGPATLAIADTAMQAGRRTGLALALGVVTGSLIWSVAAALGLAAVMASSGWMLEVLRYLGGAYLLVLAFKSARSAIRGPAAMERNAAEVSASRAYAKGLALHLTNPKAILFFGSLYTLGLSPQASPAELVLVIAAVGLQSAAIFTGYALLFSNGRLARGYLRLRRWFEGAFAVLFAGAGLKVLASRL
- a CDS encoding XdhC family protein, coding for MRLDILREMNRERAARRAVILVTNTADGAQRLVREAEVHADPLASELSARFRSGKSGIVEAEGQALFLTVQVPPPRLVVIGAVHISQALAPMAQATELDVAIIDPRTAFATPERFPDVTLLPLWPDDALAQLPPLDRYTALAALTHDPKIDDPALVAALKAECFYVGALGSRKTHGRRVERLTAAGLSDEQIGRIAAPIGLDIGAVSPAEIAVSVLAQVIAALRQDRRRSPA
- a CDS encoding cryptochrome/photolyase family protein produces the protein MRTLRLVLGDQLHPRLATLTDLDPGADTVLMVEVAEEATYVRHHKQKLVLVFSGMRHFAAELRGRGIAVDYVALEDPGNAGSFTGELARAIARHRPDRIVVTEPGEWRVEAMMRTWEERFGLAVEIRDDTRFLCPRPVFARWAEGRETLRMETFYRAMRRRTGLLMEGREPVGGRWNFDHDNRRRLPPGHTVPERRRFAPDAVTKEVMDLVARRFPDHFGDLDGFAWPVTRAEALEALRHFLDECLPAFGDYQDAMRAGTPFLYHGLIAPALNLGLLDAEEVCRAADDRWRDGAAPLNAVEGFIRQILGWREYVRGLYWTRMPDYPETNALEATRDLPWFYWSGETAMACLAECIRDTKAHAHAHHIQRLMVLGNFALLAGLAPRQVEEWFLVVYADAYEWVELPNVHGMALWADGGLLGSKPYASSGAYIDRMSDYCRGCAYDVKAKTGATACPFNYLYWNFLIAHEDRLRGNPRLAMPYRTLETMAPGRRDAIVADAARFLDALDASEGQPGGERAVDARAPDLFLVEPAG
- a CDS encoding molybdopterin-binding protein gives rise to the protein MRFGPVPITQATGLIAAHSVRAGDAVVKKGRPIGAEDAARLEAAGIAEVVAVALEPGDVGEDEAAKTLAAAVAGPGVTVEPPFTGRSNLHASQAGLLVLDEAAITAINRIDESVTLATLVPFKPVVPGEMVATVKIIPYAVPGAVLERALDAAAPAIRIAPYCLTRVAAISTLLPGLKPSVVDKTLRTLEARLSPAGARIVAETRVPHEAGAVARALREAIERDGADLAVVFGASAIADRRDVIPAGIEAAGGVVDHLGMPVDPGNLLLLGRLGDAPVIGAPGCARSPKENGFDWVLQRLLAGLPVTRDDIVGFGVGGLLMEIVSRPQPRDGGESADEA
- a CDS encoding usg protein, whose translation is MVSKEFRQQIEGYGLTTAHILYRIPDHPGVLQTYVWQDYDLAPRFPVLTGFLDFWKRELEGPLHSVRVAHSQLIKPAEFRAVNGVLTLH
- a CDS encoding nucleotidyltransferase family protein → MRPEPVGTVLLAAGRGTRFGASPKLLSLLDGKPLVRHAAQAAVAADLGPVVAVLGHAGAEVRAALAGLPLTLVDNPDYAAGLSTSLRTGLGALPDDVGAAFVLLGDMPRVGPLLLAQLAEAFRAAPVAPSAVVPVRDGQRGNPVLLNRRLLGPGLAALTGDRGAGPLLARRDDVLDLPVDEAGVLIDVDTPAALAGLS
- the bcsS gene encoding cellulose biosynthesis protein BcsS, whose protein sequence is MPPPSVHPVLLYAVASLACPGGALADERDDVRTVLFGSLDAGRSTFVSAGAKVAPGRVSRDGVVALGTLGYGVRPERDWWGDKRAQAGIAPPRTLRHTVQAGALAGWQWVRDWGVAALFAGPELAFEVLDSPGTRRLPAPRIGVRVQGELWARPTEATLLTATLIGGTARGSAWSRISWGVRLPASSAAYLGPEAALYADRTGYRKWSLGLHATDFAVARVSVRVSAGWLYEEQVRRPGVYGTLTAWLPL